A genome region from Erigeron canadensis isolate Cc75 chromosome 3, C_canadensis_v1, whole genome shotgun sequence includes the following:
- the LOC122592806 gene encoding acyl-CoA-binding domain-containing protein 4 yields MAAMGRASSGLAYPDRFYAAATYAGFSGSPNSSSVTSKFSNDGALLLYALYQQATVGPCTIPKPRAWSPVEQSKWTSWNGLGSMASIEAMRLFVKILEEEDPGWYSRVSNFTPDPIVDVEMNHNQKTELPTKNEVTLPETKIIPTENGNSVDKDVVVEGLGSVGVYDQWVAPTVSGPRPKPRYEHAAAVVDDKMYIFGGNHNGRYLNDLQTLDLRTWTWSKAEVKANSDVPATVTPCAGHSLIPWEGNKLISIAGHTKDPSEVVNVKAFDLQTHTWSTMKTYGKPPVSRGGQSATLVGSSLVIFGGQDGKRTLLNDLHILDFETMTWDEIDTIGDSPSPRSDHAAAVHAERYLLIFGGGTHATCFNDLHVLDLKTMEWSTPSQQGEIPSPRAGHAGVTVGESWFIVGGGDNKSGVSETVVLNMSTLSWSVVTTVEGRVPLASEGLSLVLSSYNGEDVLVSFGGYNGRYNNEVNLLKPSHKSTLQATRSGTPALDSGSGAQNATNGTRDVELDFEAGQEAKIREIGMDNNEPQSTEVNEVSEHFVTALKAEKEELESALSNEKSQSLQLKQELIEAESKNTDLYKELQSVRGQLAAEQSRCFKLEVDVAELRQKLQTVDTLQKELEILQRQKAASEEAFAKQRQTSGGVWGWLAGTPPPTEKS; encoded by the exons ATGGCAGCGATGGGTCGGGCTAGCTCTGGCCTCGCTTATCCGGATCGTTTCTACGCTGCCGCTACTTATGCTGGATTCAGTGGCTCCCCCAATTCTTCTTCTGTCACTTCTAAATTCTCAAACGACGGCGCTTTGTTGCTTTACGCCTTGTATCAGCag GCAACTGTTGGACCATGTACCATACCAAAGCCGAGAGCTTGGAGTCCAGTGGAACAAAGCAAATGGACAAG TTGGAATGGTCTTGGATCCATGGCTTCTATAGAAGCAATGCGgctttttgtaaaaatattagAG GAAGAAGATCCAGGATGGTATTCAAGGGTATCCAACTTTACTCCAGACCCCATTGTAGATGTAGAGATGAAT CATAATCAAAAGACAGAATTGCCCACTAAAAATGAAGTCACTTTGCCAGAAACAAAAATCATCCCCACTGAGAATGGGAATTCTGTGGATAAAGATGTAGTGGTGGAAGGACTTGGTTCTGTTGGTGTGTATGACCAATGGGTTGCACCTACAGTTTCAGGTCCACGTCCAAAGCCCCGATATGAG CATGCAGCAGCTGTTGTTGAcgataaaatgtatatatttggTGGAAACCACAATGGTCGTTACCTAAATGATCTTCAG ACTCTTGATCTACGAACTTGGACATGGTCAAAGGCTGAAGTCAAAGCAAATTCCGATGTTCCAGCGACAGTTACTCCTTGCGCCGGCCATTCTTTG ATACCATGGGAAGGAAATAAGCTTATATCAATTGCAGGACATACAAAGGATCCTTCTGAAGTTGTCAATG TGAAGGCATTTGATTTGCAAACGCATACTTGGTCAACCATGAAGACCTATGGAAAACCACCG GTTTCACGAGGAGGTCAATCAGCTACACTTGTGGGCTCTAGCTTAGTCATATTTGGTGGACAAGATGGAAAGAGAACTCTCTTGAATGATCTGCACATTTTGGACTTTGAAACCATGACTTGGGATGAAATTGACACAAT AGGCGACTCTCCATCTCCACGGTCTGACCATGCTGCTGCTGTACATGCAGAACGCTATCTTCTTATATTTGGTGGTGGCACTCATGCTACTTGTTTCAATGATCTTCATGTCCTTGATTTAAAAACT ATGGAATGGTCAACACCAAGTCAACAAGGAGAGATACCAAGTCCACGTGCTGGCCATGCCGGTGTAACTGTTGGAGAGAGTTGGTTTATTGTCGGTGGTGGAGATAACAAGAGTG GAGTTTCAGAAACTGTTGTTCTCAACATGTCTACTTTATCTTGGTCAGTTGTCACAACTGTTGAAGGGCGTGTTCCTCTTGCCAGTGAG GGGTTGAGTTTGGTCTTAAGCTCATACAATGGTGAGGATGTTCTAGTTTCTTTTGGAGGATACAATGGGAGATACAACAACGAG GTCAACTTACTTAAACCCAGCCACAAATCTACATTACAAGCAACCAGATCGGGAACACCTGCCCTTGATAGTGGTTCTGGTGCTCAGAATGCAACAAATGGCACTCGAGATGTCGAGTTAGACTTTGAAGCTGGTCAAGAAGCAAAAATTAGGGAAATTGGCATGGACAATAATGAACCACAG TCAACTGAAGTGAATGAAGTCAGTGAGCATTTCGTTACTGCACTTAAGGCAGAAAAGGAAGAATTAGAATCAGCACTCAGCAATGAGAAGTCACAATCACTTCAGCTAAAGCAAGAGCTGATAGAAGCTGAATCCAAGAACACAGACTTGTACAAG GAACTCCAGTCTGTACGTGGTCAGCTTGCTGCAGAGCAGTCCAGATGTTTTAAACTAGAG GTGGATGTTGCCGAACTAAGACAAAAGCTACAAACAGTGGACACCTTACAGAAAGAACTTGAAATCCTTCAAAGACAAAAGGCTGCTTCTGAAGAAGCTTTTGCAAAACAAAGACAGACTTCAGGAGGGGTGTGGGGATGGCTAGCCGGGACACCACCTCCTACTGAAAAATCGTAA
- the LOC122593720 gene encoding pentatricopeptide repeat-containing protein At3g24000, mitochondrial-like, whose amino-acid sequence MHQIPLKNLIFNTFSKTHFIFNNFYNQSYKKQSFLISSYFTTSSLFAAETNPPVKRKNFKKWDKEKLRLYSGKLRDCAENRAVNEGKKIHKQIVESGIELDSHLWVSLISFYAKCGCLSIARKVLDEMPERDVVSWTALISGFVSEGCGGEAIRVFCEMCEEGIRGNEFTLASVLKGCSLCLNIEFGKQLHCEIVKHGFFDDGHVGSGLVDLYAKCGELDYAEKVCVSLPEQNVVSWNSLINGFSLAGDDERVLRLFCRMKEAEVKFNRYTLCTILKGCAASKNIKAGRIVHGMAIVSGCEDEEFVSCSLVDMYSKCGLAGDALNVFWRIKSPDVVIWSAMICCLEQQGREKKAAELFCMMVSLGLRPNQFTLTSILSAAKSLGDLRYSQCLHACVYKYGYANETAVNNALLTMYMKNDSFDDGCKVFNAMSHRDLVSWNGLLSGFHDSESCDGPRIFQQILVNGFKPNMYTFVSTIRSCTSSLNCEFGKQVHARVIKENFGGDCYVGTALIDMYVKSKCMEDAEKIFSKLNEIDLFTWTAIISGCAQTDQGEKSIFYFNQMHKDGVKPNEFTLAGCLRGCSGITSLENGRQLHSFVIKDGHVDDSYVASALVDMYGKCGCIDDAEMIFATMESHDTVLWNTIINQYAQHGQGENALKTFENMLAKGVSPDGVTFIGILSACSHLGLIEIGKQHFYSMTEIYRIPLSIEHYACMVDILGRAGKFNEVETLIDQMKLTPNSLIWETLLGACKVHGNVELGQKAAEKLFQIEPEVDSNYIMLSNIFAAKGMWDDVAQVRASMSRQGIKKEPGCSWVDVDGQTHVFLSQDTSHIRIHEIHQKLEELEKKLHSVGYVPNTDYVLHNVSDKEKREILSHHSERLALAFSLIDNKPNKRVRIFKNLRICGDCHEYMKLVSNITNKDIVIRDAKRFHHFQDGACSCKDYW is encoded by the coding sequence ATGCATCAAATACCACTtaaaaatttaatctttaacactttttcaaaaacccatttcattttcaacaatttttataatcaatCCTATAAAAAGCAgtcatttttaatttcttcttaTTTCACAACTTCTAGCCTATTTGCAGCTGAAACAAATCCACCTGTTAAAAgaaagaattttaaaaaatgggaTAAAGAGAAGCTAAGATTGTATTCAGGGAAGCTCCGAGATTGTGCCGAAAATCGGGCTGTAAATGAGGGAAAAAAGATTCATAAACAGATTGTGGAAAGTGGTATTGAGTTGGATTCTCATTTGTGGGTGTCATTGATTAGTTTTTATGCGAAATGTGGGTGTTTGAGTATTGCACGCAAGGTGTTAGATGAAATGCCTGAGAGAGATGTTGTGTCTTGGACGGCGCTTATTAGTGGGTTTGTTAGTGAAGGGTGTGGTGGTGAAGCAATTCGGGTTTTTTGTGAAATGTGTGAAGAAGGGATAAGGGGGAACGAGTTTACGTTAGCTAGTGTTTTGAAAGGGTGTAGTTTGTGTTTGAATATTGAGTTTGGTAAGCAGTTACATTGTGAGATTGTGAAACACGGGTTTTTTGATGATGGGCATGTTGGTTCGGGTCTCGTTGATCTTTATGCTAAATGTGGTGAGTTGGATTATGCGGAGAAGGTGTGTGTTTCGTTGCCTGAACAAAACGTGGTTTCGTGGAATTCATTGATTAATGGGTTTTCTCTTGCAGGTGATGATGAAAGGGTTTTGAGATTATTTTGTAGGATGAAAGAAGCTGAAGTGAAGTTTAATAGATATACGTTGTGTACTATTCTTAAAGGGTGTGCCGCTTCTAAGAACATAAAAGCAGGCCGGATTGTGCATGGTATGGCAATTGTAAGTGGGTGCGAAGATGAGGAATTTGTGAGTTGCAGTCTTGTTGACATGTATTCCAAATGTGGGCTGGCAGGTGATGCATTAAACGTGTTTTGGAGGATAAAATCGCCTGACGTTGTGATATGGAGTGCCATGATCTGTTGCCTTGAGCAGCAAGGAAGGGAAAAAAAAGCCGCTGAGCTATTTTGCATGATGGTATCTTTGGGATTGAGACCCAACCAGTTTACTCTTACAAGCATTCTCAGCGCTGCTAAAAGTCTAGGTGACCTACGTTATTCTCAGTGTCTACATGCCTGTGTTTACAAATATGGTTATGCAAATGAAACAGCAGTCAATAATGCATTACTTACAATGTACATGAAGAATGATTCATTTGACGATGGTTGCAAAGTTTTTAATGCAATGAGTCACCGGGATTTAGTTTCATGGAATGGTCTTTTATCAGGATTCCATGACAGTGAAAGCTGTGACGGACCGAGAATCTTTCAGCAGATTTTAGTAAATGGTTTCAAACCCAACATGTATACATTTGTTAGTACCATACGGTCTTGTACTAGCTCCTTAAATTGTGAGTTTGGGAAGCAAGTGCATGCCCGAGTTATTAAAGAGAATTTTGGTGGTGATTGTTATGTGGGAACAGCTCTGATTGACATGTATGTCAAGTCCAAATGCATGGAAGATGCCGAGAAGATTTTTAGTAAGTTGAATGAGATCGATCTTTTCACTTGGACAGCAATTATTTCTGGTTGTGCACAGACTGATCAAGGGGAGAAATCCATTTTCTACTTCAATCAAATGCATAAAGATGGTGTTAAACCCAATGAGTTCACTCTTGCTGGCTGTTTAAGAGGTTGCTCTGGGATTACAAGCCTAGAAAATGGGAGACAATTGCATTCTTTTGTGATTAAAGATGGCCATGTTGATGATTCGTATGTTGCAAGCGCACTTGTAGATATGTATGGGAAGTGTGGGTGCATTGATGATGCTGAGATGATCTTTGCAACAATGGAATCACATGATACCGTATTGTGGAACACAATCATTAATCAGTACGCACAACATGGCCAAGGAGAGAATGCTCTTAAGACTTTTGAGAACATGTTAGCTAAAGGTGTCTCACCTGATGGAGTTACTTTTATCGGCATACTTTCAGCATGTAGCCATTTGGGTTTGATAGAAATaggaaaacaacatttttactCCATGACTGAAATTTATAGAATTCCCCTGAGCATTGAGCATTATGCTTGTATGGTTGATATTCTTGGTAGGGCGGGCAAGTTTAATGAAGTTGAAACTTTAATAGATCAAATGAAGCTAACTCCCAATAGTTTAATTTGGGAGACACTCCTTGGAGCTTGTAAAGTTCACGGGAATGTAGAGCTTGGCCAAAAGGCCGCAGAGAAACTTTTTCAGATTGAGCCTGAAGTAGATTCAAACTATATTATGTTATCCAACATTTTTGCAGCCAAAGGGATGTGGGATGATGTGGCTCAAGTTAGGGCATCTATGTCGAGGCAAGGGATTAAAAAGGAACCAGGGTGCAGTTGGGTTGACGTTGATGGTCAAACCCATGTGTTCTTGTCTCAAGATACATCTCACATAAGGATACATGAAATACATCAAAAGTTGGAAGAATTGGAGAAAAAGTTACATTCTGTAGGTTATGTTCCAAATACAGATTATGTGCTTCACAATGTTTCTGACAAAGAAAAACGTGAAATACTTTCCCATCATAGTGAAAGATTGGCTCTTGCTTTTTCCCTTATCGACAACAAACCAAATAAACGGGttagaatatttaaaaatctTAGAATATGTGGAGACTGCCATGAGTATATGAAGCTTGTTTCTAATATCACTAATAAGGATATTGTTATACGTGATGCTAAGCGATTCCACCATTTTCAAGATGGTGCATGCTCGTGTAAAGATTATTGGTGA
- the LOC122593095 gene encoding uncharacterized protein LOC122593095 isoform X2, which produces MSDNRFLLGASSGRRVRGKHDLDSQLLLEGNMDSQLPVNDDLISMSEKSLLDDDSYLGSEIEDVMASLDEIASGRYPPLPKEGEELADYQKCETFEEKHFRFERMRSELKTRREFEYFTEEEA; this is translated from the exons ATGTCTGACAATAGATTTCTCCTTGGAGCATCAAGCGGCAGAAGAGTTAGAGGTAAACATGATCTGGATTCGCAGCTGCTGCTTGAAGGTAATATGGATTCACAGCTGCCGGTTAATGATGATTTGATTTCGATGTCAGAAAAATCGTTGCTTGATGATGACTCATATCTTGGATCTGAAATTGAAGATGTTAtgg CATCGTTGGATGAAATTGCATCAGGCAGGTATCCTCCGTTGCCAAAAGAGGGAGAAGAATTAGCTGATTATCAAAAGTGTGAAACTTTTGAAGAAAA ACATTTTAGGTTTGAAAGAATGAGAAGTGAATTGAAGACCAGGCGCGAGTTTGAATATTTTACGGAGGAAGAAGC aTGA
- the LOC122593095 gene encoding uncharacterized protein LOC122593095 isoform X1 — MSDNRFLLGASSGRRVRGKHDLDSQLLLEGNMDSQLPVNDDLISMSEKSLLDDDSYLGSEIEDVMASLDEIASGRYPPLPKEGEELADYQKCETFEEKKDWIIAVAIIRNKHFRFERMRSELKTRREFEYFTEEEA; from the exons ATGTCTGACAATAGATTTCTCCTTGGAGCATCAAGCGGCAGAAGAGTTAGAGGTAAACATGATCTGGATTCGCAGCTGCTGCTTGAAGGTAATATGGATTCACAGCTGCCGGTTAATGATGATTTGATTTCGATGTCAGAAAAATCGTTGCTTGATGATGACTCATATCTTGGATCTGAAATTGAAGATGTTAtgg CATCGTTGGATGAAATTGCATCAGGCAGGTATCCTCCGTTGCCAAAAGAGGGAGAAGAATTAGCTGATTATCAAAAGTGTGAAACTTTTGAAGAAAA AAAAGATTGGATAATTGCAGTCGCCATTATAAGAAATAA ACATTTTAGGTTTGAAAGAATGAGAAGTGAATTGAAGACCAGGCGCGAGTTTGAATATTTTACGGAGGAAGAAGC aTGA
- the LOC122594085 gene encoding uncharacterized protein LOC122594085 — translation MANNAENLETEAYQGPLMLNPQRAETIRVGDHLLDGGQVYEVTSKERSQPNHWDFQGVNIFDGTPSGVITVEASYLREVAHVDCTDYRLIGIKGHTVHLRSLDGVANHALGNNNYVDFVHELPAHDGPLALEMANRLAAGQVVNVRTISTMGRDLVFRIL, via the exons ATGGCTAATAACGCAGAAAATCTTGAAACTGAAGCCTATCAGGGTCCTCTTATGTTGAATCCTCAAAGAGCGGAAACCATTCGCGTAGGGGATCACCTGCTCGATGGGGGACAAGTTTATGAG GTTACGAGTAAGGAACGCAGTCAACCAAATCATTGGGACTTTCAGGGTGTCAACATCTTTGATGGGACGCCTAGCGGCGTTATAACGGTTGAAGCTTCTTATCTTCGTGAA GTTGCACATGTGGATTGCACCGACTATCGGCTAATAGGCATCAAGGGTCACACT GTGCATTTGCGTAGTCTTGATGGAGTAGCTAACCATGCCTTGGGTAACAATAACTATGTTGACTTTGTCCATGAGTTACCAGCTCATGATGGTCCTCTTGCACTGGAG ATGGCGAACCGATTGGCAGCGGGACAAGTAGTGAATGTCCGTACAATATCAACGATGGGAAGGGATCTGGTGTTCAGGATTCTTTGA